TCGTGACGGCAGCGCATGGGCTCGAGGTCAGGCGTGGGGTGTATACGGACTTGCGTTAAGCTACCGTTATACAAAAACTCCTGATTGTTTGGAGCTGTTTGACCGTGTTATAGGCTTTTTTATTGACCGTCTGCCGGAGGACCTTGTTTCCTACTGGGATTTAGACTTTAAAGATGGTGACGGAGAACCAAAGGACTCATCGGCTGCAGCAATTGCAGCATGCGGAATGCTGGAGATGGCAAAATATCTTTCCGATGAAAAAGCTTCATATTATACCGATATTGCAAGGCGTATTGCGGCTTCACTTGCATCATGCTATGCTGTTACTGACATACATTTATCAAATGCTTTACTACTCCATGGTGTTTATGCGAAAAACTCGCCTTACACCCCTATACCTAAAGATAGAGGGGTGGATGAGGCAAACACATGGGGTGATTATTTTTATATGGAGCTTCTAACTCGTCTTTCTAAGGATTGGAAAATTTATTGGTAAGGAGTTTAGCTATGATTTTTTGGGCACAGAATATCAATGAAACTGCTGAATACTGTAAAGCGAATTTTGCAGACTTAGTTGAAGAAACAATTAAACAGGCAGATAATATCTGCGATAATATATTTATATTTTCGGACCATTGGGAGATGGAGCGTACACATAAAAAGGTTAAATTCAATGATGCGGTGGATTGGAATCACATACCGGAGGATGACCCTGAATGGCTTTATGCAATGAACAGACATACCTCTTTTGTAAATCTTGGGAAAGCCTATGCTTACACAAAAAATGATAAGTATGCAGATTGCTTTGTAAGGCTAATGGTTGACTGGATAAACAATGCACCTCTCACAAAGGAAAGCATCACTACTACATGGCGTTCCCTGGAAGCAGGGCTGCGCTGTGAATTCTGGCTTCGTGCTCTGCAGTTGTTTAAGAACAGCGGCATTATTACAAAAACGCTGCGTAATAGAATTGATAATAGTCTTAAGGAACATGGAGAATATCTTGTAAAAACCCATAATGATTTTCATAGGCTTAGCAACTGGGGTGTATTGCAGGATCATGGACTGTTTTTGTTAGGCTTGTATTTTGACAATGAACATTGGTGCTCCCTTGCGTTAGATAGGCTTGAGGAAAATTTGCATTTGCAGGTTATGCATGATGGCACTCACTGGGAACAAAGTCCTATGTATCACTGTGAGGTTTTACACTGTGTAATAGATGTTTTAACAATTGCAGAGCAAAATGGGCTAAAAATACGGTTATCCTTTAGAAATAAGGTTCACAACATGTGCATAGCTCTTGCCAAATGGTTGAAACCCGACGGAAGGCTTGTATGCCAGTCCGACAGCGACGATTTAGATGCCCGGGACATTATTGCTCAGGGGGCGCTGATTTTCAGAGACGGATATTTAAAATATATTGCTGGAGAAGAGCTTTTTATAGAGAATTTGTGGGATTTTGGGATAGATGGAGTGGCTCTATACAAAACTATTGAGCCACTCCATCCTAAAATAGCAAGTACTGCATTAACCGACAGCGGTAATTACATGCTACGGAGTGGCAGTGATGCAGATGCTACTTTTTTACATTTTCATTGTGGCTGCCTTGGAAGTGGTCACGGTCATGGAGATTTATTACACATTGATATATCTGCAAATGGTGAAGATGTGCTTATCGACAGTGGAAGATATACTTATGTAAATACAGAACTGCGACGTAATCTAAAAGAACCAGCAGCACATAATACAACCAGGGTTGATGATACCAACTTTAGCGTATGTAAAGATAGCTGGGGCTATTCTAAGTTAGCTTTACCTTTAAAGGGAGAACATCGGTTTACTGACGCTGCTGATTATGTAAGTGGAGGGCATCTTGGGTATATTGATAAGGGGATTTTCACCCAACGAAAAATAGTATTTATTAAGCCTGATATTTTTATAGTTTTTGATCAATTTTTCTCAGAAGGTCAACATGCTTATAGGCAGAACTTTCATTTTGCAGAAGGAGCACTGATAGATGATAAAAATATTGTTTACTGGAAGGGGAAAAATACATCCGCAAGTTTACATTTCCTTGATGATGTAGAAATGTCAATATATGATGCGCCATACTCCAGGTTGTATAATTTGCTTGAGCATGGAAAAGCTATATTGGCAGAAAAAACTGGTAGTGGATTTGCTAGTTTTATAACTGTGATTTCTATGGACAGTAAACCTGTTAGCGTGGAAAAAGCAACAGTAAGTTCCATGCGCTATGGATATATATTTTCAGATGAGAAAGCACAGGCTGTTGTTATAACTAAGGATGGCAAGGAGGCTACTGTTATTGTGTGCCATAGCGAGGTTATATCTGAAGTTGATTTACTATGTGCAAATGGAAAAAGCGGATACGGGAAGGTTATTGTGTTTACGCAGGATAATCCAGAGGGCCTTTGCCTTGCATGGTAACATGATAAGGAAGATATTTTCTAGCAAGATTATTAGCAACTATGTTAAATTGCATTATTATAGTTTTAGGTTTTGGTCGCAGCTTAAACCTAGATAAAGGGGCTGACTCAAAATAAAAAGGAACCTATAGAATAGACTCTTTTCAAATTGTTTATTCTATAGGTTCCTTTTTATTTTGAGAAAGCCTCTTTTTTATCACTTTAATTACTAAAGTTTCAAATATAATTATATAATCAATTTTAATTAATAATTATTATCCTCAAGTATTGAAATGTGGATAAATAAGGATTATACTTTAATTAAGAATAGATATCAATTACGAAGGCTATGAGTTAATAGGAGGTTTATTAATATGCTGCCAGAAATATATAATCCACTGGAAGGAAAGATGTTTTCAATTTTAGATAAAGACGGAAATATATTAGATGAAAGCTTAGTACCACAAATAGAAAATGAGAAGCTTATTGAGATGTATAAAACTATGCTTTTAACTAGGTGCGCAGACAATAAAGCACTTCAACTGCAGAGACAGGGAAGAATGCTTACCTATGCACCAAACACAGGACAAGAAGCTGCTCAAGTGGGTTCAGCTGCTGCAATAGAAGAAAGGGATTGGCTGGTTCCTGCCTTTAGAGAACTTGGTGCATGGCTTTACAAAGGAATGTCTTTAGAAAAAGTGTATCTTTATTGGTTTGGAAATGAGTTTGGAAGCAAGCTTCCTGAAAACGTTAAGATGCTTCCGATAGCAGTTCCGATAGCAACCCAGTTTAATCATGCAGTTGGTCTTGCCATGGCTGCGAAGATAAGAGGTTTAGATGAAGTTTCTATAGCGTATATAGGTGATGGGGGAACTTCAGAGGGCGATTTTCACGAGGCGTTAAACTTTGCTGGAGTATTTAACTCCCCAGTAGTTTTTATAGTTCAAAACAACCAATATGCTATATCTGTTTCAAGAACCATCCAAACAAAATCAAAAACTATAGCCCAGAAGGCAACTGCTTACGGAATACCAGGAATACAGGTGGATGGAAATGATATCTTGGCTGTCCACGCTGCAACAAAGGAAGCTGTAGACAGAGCAAGGCGAGGGGAAGGACCTACGCTTATAGAGGCTTTAACCTATAGACTTGGAGCACACACAACCTCAGATGACCCAACAAGATATAGAGAAGACAGCGAGGTGGAGGAGTGGAAGGAAAAAGACCCTATGAAGAGGTTTAAGAAATATTTAATAGATAGAGGACTTTGGAGCGAGGAAAAAGATAAGGCTCAAATAGAAGAGTTTGAAAAGTATGCCTTAGAAGTATTTAAAAAGGTTGAAGCTTCTGGAGATACTGAACTTGAAGATATATTTAAATATCATTATTCGGATATGCCTAAGCATCTCGTTGAACAGTATGAAGAATACAAGGCATATTTGGAAGTGAAAGGAGGTAATTAGCATGGCACTGCTTAATGTAATAGGAGCTATAAATCAAGCCCTAGATCAGGAGATGGCTAGAGATAATAATATAGTTGTATTTGGAGAAGACGTTGGAGTGGAAGGCGGGGTTTTTAGAGCTACCGTGGATCTCCAAAAGAAATATGGAAAAGACAGGTGTTTCGACACACCTCTGGCCGAGGCTGCCATTATAGGAACAGCAGTAGGTATGGCAATTAATGGACTTAAGCCTATAGCAGAAATCCAGTTTTCAGGCTTTGCTTTCCCAGGTTATGATCAAATAGTATCTCATGTTGCTCGTATGAGAAACAGGAGCAGAGGCAGATTTAATCTTCCTATGGTTATAAGAATGCCTCATGGAGGTGGTATAAGAGCATTAGAGCATCACTCAGAAAACCTTGAAACTTTATTTGGACATATTCCAGGGTTAAAGGTAGTTATTCCATCAACGCCTTACGATGCAAAAGGACTACTATTGTCCGCAATAAGAGATGAAGATCCTGTAATATTTTTAGAGCCGACTAAGATATACAGAGCCTTTAAGCAGGAGGTACCGGAAGAGGACTATGTTATTCCAATAGGTAAGGCAAAGATTGTTAAGCCTGGTACTGATATAACTGTAGTAACCTGGGGGGGTTATGTAAGAGAAACTGAAAAAGCAGTGAAAGAATTGGAGGAAGAAGGTATAAGTGTTGAATTGATAGACTTAAGAACAATATCTCCAATAGATAAGGATACAATTATTGATTCAGTTAAAAAGACAGGGCGATTTGTAGTAGTGCATGAAGCATGCAAAACCTATGGACCAGGAGCTGAACTTATATCAATAGTTAATGAAGGTGCCTTTTTACATCTTGAAGCACCTCCTACAAGACTAGCTGGCTTTGATATCACTGTACCTCTTCCAAGAGGAGAGCATCATTACTTGTTAGATGCTAAAAGAATTGCCCATGGTATTAGAAAAGTAGCTAAGTTCTAGGAAGGAGAGAAAGAAATGATAGAATTTAAGTTTCCTGATATAGGTGAAGGAATTGCAGAAGGAAAACTACTAAAATGGGTGGTTAAGGTAGGAGATAAGATTAAGGAAGGTGAAAGTCTTTTCTTAGTTGAAACAGACAAGGTTAATGCTGAAATTCCATCTCCAGCAGATGGAACTATTGCAGAACTTATGGCTAAGGAAGGCGATATCATAAAT
The genomic region above belongs to Clostridium swellfunianum and contains:
- a CDS encoding alpha-ketoacid dehydrogenase subunit beta gives rise to the protein MALLNVIGAINQALDQEMARDNNIVVFGEDVGVEGGVFRATVDLQKKYGKDRCFDTPLAEAAIIGTAVGMAINGLKPIAEIQFSGFAFPGYDQIVSHVARMRNRSRGRFNLPMVIRMPHGGGIRALEHHSENLETLFGHIPGLKVVIPSTPYDAKGLLLSAIRDEDPVIFLEPTKIYRAFKQEVPEEDYVIPIGKAKIVKPGTDITVVTWGGYVRETEKAVKELEEEGISVELIDLRTISPIDKDTIIDSVKKTGRFVVVHEACKTYGPGAELISIVNEGAFLHLEAPPTRLAGFDITVPLPRGEHHYLLDAKRIAHGIRKVAKF
- a CDS encoding alginate lyase family protein; the protein is MIFWAQNINETAEYCKANFADLVEETIKQADNICDNIFIFSDHWEMERTHKKVKFNDAVDWNHIPEDDPEWLYAMNRHTSFVNLGKAYAYTKNDKYADCFVRLMVDWINNAPLTKESITTTWRSLEAGLRCEFWLRALQLFKNSGIITKTLRNRIDNSLKEHGEYLVKTHNDFHRLSNWGVLQDHGLFLLGLYFDNEHWCSLALDRLEENLHLQVMHDGTHWEQSPMYHCEVLHCVIDVLTIAEQNGLKIRLSFRNKVHNMCIALAKWLKPDGRLVCQSDSDDLDARDIIAQGALIFRDGYLKYIAGEELFIENLWDFGIDGVALYKTIEPLHPKIASTALTDSGNYMLRSGSDADATFLHFHCGCLGSGHGHGDLLHIDISANGEDVLIDSGRYTYVNTELRRNLKEPAAHNTTRVDDTNFSVCKDSWGYSKLALPLKGEHRFTDAADYVSGGHLGYIDKGIFTQRKIVFIKPDIFIVFDQFFSEGQHAYRQNFHFAEGALIDDKNIVYWKGKNTSASLHFLDDVEMSIYDAPYSRLYNLLEHGKAILAEKTGSGFASFITVISMDSKPVSVEKATVSSMRYGYIFSDEKAQAVVITKDGKEATVIVCHSEVISEVDLLCANGKSGYGKVIVFTQDNPEGLCLAW
- the pdhA gene encoding pyruvate dehydrogenase (acetyl-transferring) E1 component subunit alpha; protein product: MLPEIYNPLEGKMFSILDKDGNILDESLVPQIENEKLIEMYKTMLLTRCADNKALQLQRQGRMLTYAPNTGQEAAQVGSAAAIEERDWLVPAFRELGAWLYKGMSLEKVYLYWFGNEFGSKLPENVKMLPIAVPIATQFNHAVGLAMAAKIRGLDEVSIAYIGDGGTSEGDFHEALNFAGVFNSPVVFIVQNNQYAISVSRTIQTKSKTIAQKATAYGIPGIQVDGNDILAVHAATKEAVDRARRGEGPTLIEALTYRLGAHTTSDDPTRYREDSEVEEWKEKDPMKRFKKYLIDRGLWSEEKDKAQIEEFEKYALEVFKKVEASGDTELEDIFKYHYSDMPKHLVEQYEEYKAYLEVKGGN